CAAAGGAGCTGTTGGAACATGCAAAAAGAAAAGTGGAGGAAATGATTGAAAATAATGTTAAAAACTGTTAATAAAGAAATAGTTAATAAATATAGAAGTTGCTGGATATAAATTCAGGAGATACGTTTTGGTTAGTCAAAAGGCCTTAAAACAAGCCACACAGGTACTTGTAGATAATTTCAAACCTGAGAGAATCATCCTTTTCGGTTCCCAAGCAAGTGGTTTAGCAGATGACCATAGCGATGTCGACCTATTGGTTGTATGCAAGATTAAGGGTAAAAGACGGGCGATGATGGTAGAAATGGATCGTTCCTTACGTG
The sequence above is a segment of the Pseudomonadota bacterium genome. Coding sequences within it:
- a CDS encoding nucleotidyltransferase domain-containing protein; its protein translation is MVSQKALKQATQVLVDNFKPERIILFGSQASGLADDHSDVDLLVVCKIKGKRRAMMVEMDRSLRGIGFARDIIIITPDEFNRNSRIPGTIVRPARKYGKTLYERQ